One segment of Amycolatopsis alba DSM 44262 DNA contains the following:
- a CDS encoding MarR family winged helix-turn-helix transcriptional regulator, which produces MKAGELYLLGKHLMELASQGMRDDADPEVPEIYLVVISVVVEAPGLSISELTARTGFAQSHVSAAVAKLRERGALRTHPDPADRRRTLVTPVDGLVDAVAQRQQRDAEQVLAAALVELDPDADSVAERAARLARAADELYRLLTAHALKVGGDSALMPLHSLAEEAAGKPKN; this is translated from the coding sequence ATGAAAGCCGGTGAGCTGTACCTGCTCGGCAAGCACCTGATGGAGCTCGCGTCCCAGGGCATGCGTGACGACGCCGATCCCGAGGTCCCGGAGATCTACCTCGTGGTCATCTCGGTGGTCGTCGAGGCGCCGGGCCTGTCGATCAGCGAGCTGACCGCGCGCACCGGTTTCGCGCAGAGCCATGTCTCCGCCGCCGTCGCCAAGCTGCGGGAGCGAGGCGCCCTGCGCACGCACCCGGATCCGGCCGACCGCCGCCGCACCCTGGTCACCCCGGTCGACGGGCTGGTCGACGCGGTCGCGCAACGCCAGCAGCGCGACGCCGAGCAGGTCCTCGCCGCGGCGCTCGTCGAGCTCGACCCGGACGCGGATTCGGTCGCGGAGCGTGCCGCGCGATTGGCCAGGGCCGCGGACGAGCTGTACCGCCTGCTCACCGCACACGCGCTCAAGGTCGGCGGGGACTCCGCGTTGATGCCGCTGCACTCGCTGGCCGAAGAGGCGGCCGGAAAGCCGAAGAACTGA
- a CDS encoding cytochrome P450: protein MNYPFTTPELVRRQDEEPVGRVRLPTGEDAWLVTRYDDIRALLADPRFRVWLPGVPETGADELLFTMNGPGHARLRRIAGKALTPRRVESLRPQVEALAEGLAAKLIAQGPPADVLEGYAIPFAFSVLNELLGVPPSARDDLRTWADGMLAVFTAPSYQEMTEAARKLGDYLAELVESKRDAPGDDLLTGLLQARDEDGDALSPDEVTQLAFAVLLGGYVPPANALAQIVLRLAADPELPRNPAPIEEFLRQDQGSAADQGRVAIEDADIGGVPIRAGEFVLASLRAGNHDTRRFPAPALTDPLRTQGHLTFGHGPHHCLGAALARLQLQVGVATLLTAAPGLRLAVPSEEIAWRQMFLTLRGPVTVPVDW from the coding sequence ATGAACTACCCGTTCACCACGCCCGAACTCGTCCGGAGACAGGACGAGGAACCCGTCGGCCGCGTGCGTCTCCCGACCGGTGAGGACGCCTGGCTCGTCACCCGCTACGACGACATCCGCGCCCTGCTCGCCGATCCGCGATTCCGCGTGTGGCTTCCCGGTGTTCCCGAGACCGGCGCCGACGAACTGCTCTTCACCATGAACGGCCCCGGACACGCGCGGCTCAGGCGGATCGCCGGCAAGGCACTCACCCCGCGGCGGGTGGAGTCCCTGCGGCCTCAGGTGGAGGCGCTCGCGGAAGGACTGGCCGCGAAGCTGATCGCACAGGGACCGCCGGCGGACGTCCTGGAGGGATATGCGATCCCGTTCGCCTTCTCGGTGCTCAACGAACTCCTCGGCGTCCCGCCCTCGGCTCGCGACGATCTGCGGACCTGGGCGGACGGCATGCTCGCGGTGTTCACCGCGCCGAGCTATCAGGAAATGACCGAGGCGGCCCGGAAGCTGGGTGACTACCTCGCGGAACTGGTCGAGTCGAAGCGCGACGCGCCCGGCGACGACCTCCTTACCGGCCTGCTCCAGGCGCGGGACGAAGACGGCGACGCCTTGAGCCCGGACGAGGTCACTCAGCTCGCCTTCGCGGTCCTTCTCGGCGGATACGTCCCGCCCGCGAACGCGCTGGCCCAGATCGTGCTACGGCTGGCGGCCGATCCCGAGCTCCCCCGCAATCCCGCGCCGATCGAGGAATTCCTGCGCCAGGACCAAGGTTCGGCCGCCGACCAGGGCCGGGTCGCGATCGAGGACGCCGACATCGGCGGGGTGCCGATCCGCGCGGGCGAGTTCGTTCTCGCTTCCCTGCGCGCGGGCAACCACGACACACGGCGGTTCCCGGCACCGGCACTGACCGATCCCCTTCGCACACAAGGACATCTCACCTTCGGCCACGGGCCGCACCATTGCCTCGGAGCGGCACTGGCGCGGCTGCAACTACAGGTAGGCGTCGCCACGCTGCTGACTGCCGCTCCGGGGCTGCGCCTCGCGGTGCCTTCCGAGGAAATCGCCTGGCGGCAGATGTTCCTGACGCTGCGAGGTCCGGTCACGGTGCCGGTCGACTGGTGA
- a CDS encoding isochorismatase family protein, which yields MPVDEHPGLHGAETDSVYDRAGFGAAVPRGSRPALVVVDLTRGFTEPGFPTGADLTAEVTATAALVAEARRHGVPVIYTAIGYTPAEADGDAVAWLRKAPGMRALREGSEAVDLDPRLDRRDGDHLIVKKGASAFHGTALAALLSGLAVDTVLVCGATTSGCVRATAVDAVQSGFDTLVVREACGDRARGPHDAALFDLQAKYADVVALDDALAYLSEASARRTLTQSALADLGDVPATSRWVTSGPVRLHVLDYGPADGVPLLVLPGITSPAVTMDFVARKLTDLVRPLVLDVRGRGLSDDAPDAPHGYDLASYVADVAAVVDGLELRDPILLGHSMGARIAARAAVTGRLSLRGTVLVDPPLSGPGRGPYPTTLDAFLGQLDQARRGTDADEVARSWPRWPRREQELRARWLSSCSRAAIAATHAGFEAEDFFDDWPRVPAPTVFLYGGASPVVTAAGAAEAAERNPSAEFAEIPDAGHMVFWDRPDEGLAALREAVRKLR from the coding sequence GTGCCCGTCGATGAGCACCCCGGCCTCCACGGGGCCGAGACCGACAGCGTCTACGACCGGGCGGGCTTCGGAGCCGCGGTGCCGCGCGGGTCCCGCCCGGCACTGGTCGTGGTCGACCTGACCCGTGGCTTCACCGAACCGGGTTTCCCCACCGGAGCCGACCTCACCGCCGAAGTGACCGCGACCGCCGCGCTCGTGGCCGAGGCCCGGCGGCACGGCGTCCCGGTGATCTACACCGCGATCGGCTACACCCCCGCCGAGGCGGACGGGGACGCCGTCGCCTGGCTCCGGAAAGCTCCGGGAATGCGGGCGCTGCGCGAGGGAAGCGAGGCCGTCGACCTCGACCCGCGCCTCGACCGGCGGGACGGCGACCACCTCATCGTGAAGAAGGGCGCGTCGGCGTTCCACGGAACCGCGCTGGCTGCCCTCCTCTCGGGCCTGGCCGTGGACACCGTTCTCGTCTGCGGCGCCACCACTTCGGGCTGCGTCCGGGCGACCGCCGTCGATGCCGTCCAGTCCGGTTTCGACACGCTCGTCGTGCGGGAGGCCTGCGGTGACCGCGCGCGGGGGCCGCACGACGCCGCGCTGTTCGACCTGCAGGCGAAGTACGCCGATGTCGTCGCCCTCGACGACGCCCTGGCGTATCTCTCGGAAGCCTCGGCTCGCCGCACCCTCACCCAGTCCGCGCTGGCCGATCTCGGCGACGTGCCCGCGACCAGCCGCTGGGTGACGTCCGGACCGGTGCGGCTGCATGTGCTCGACTACGGGCCCGCCGACGGTGTCCCGCTGCTCGTGCTGCCGGGGATCACCAGTCCCGCCGTCACGATGGACTTCGTGGCGCGGAAGCTCACCGATCTCGTGCGCCCGCTCGTCCTCGACGTCCGCGGCCGTGGATTGTCCGATGACGCACCGGATGCGCCGCACGGTTACGACCTGGCGAGCTACGTCGCCGATGTCGCCGCGGTCGTGGACGGGCTAGAGCTGCGTGATCCGATCCTGCTCGGACACTCCATGGGTGCGCGGATCGCCGCACGGGCCGCCGTCACCGGCCGCCTGTCCCTTCGTGGCACTGTGCTGGTCGACCCTCCGCTGAGCGGCCCCGGACGAGGGCCGTATCCCACCACCCTCGACGCCTTCCTCGGGCAGCTCGACCAGGCCCGCCGGGGGACCGACGCCGACGAGGTGGCCCGCTCGTGGCCGCGATGGCCGCGCCGGGAACAGGAGTTGCGCGCACGCTGGCTGTCTTCGTGTTCCCGCGCCGCGATCGCCGCCACCCACGCCGGTTTCGAGGCCGAGGACTTCTTCGACGACTGGCCGAGAGTGCCCGCGCCGACGGTCTTCCTGTACGGCGGCGCGAGCCCGGTCGTCACCGCCGCCGGGGCGGCCGAAGCCGCGGAACGCAACCCGTCTGCCGAGTTCGCCGAGATCCCGGACGCCGGGCACATGGTCTTCTGGGACCGGCCGGACGAGGGTCTCGCGGCCCTGCGTGAGGCGGTGCGGAAACTGCGGTGA
- a CDS encoding SRPBCC family protein: MILENELSVPADPGAVFALINDVERVAGCLPGATLDGKEDDAYLGRVKVKVGPITAAYAGTVRFTEVTAAERRLRLLARGADSHGNGDAEAEVTLTVREAPGGATIELRTDLSIRGKLAQFGKGAIGAVSTRLLDQFARNLADQLSAKPAPATSGAPAAAPEAVDGLAMLLPAGAKRYGVIAAAAALGLFQGWLLGRIRTQDKLIKELQRARR; the protein is encoded by the coding sequence GTGATCCTGGAGAACGAGCTTTCCGTCCCGGCCGACCCCGGCGCGGTCTTCGCCCTGATCAACGACGTCGAACGGGTGGCGGGCTGCCTGCCCGGCGCGACCCTCGACGGCAAGGAAGACGACGCGTATCTGGGCCGCGTCAAGGTGAAGGTCGGCCCGATCACCGCCGCCTATGCCGGCACGGTGCGTTTCACCGAGGTCACCGCGGCCGAGCGACGGCTGCGGCTGCTGGCCAGGGGAGCGGACAGCCACGGCAACGGCGACGCCGAAGCCGAGGTCACGCTGACCGTGCGCGAGGCGCCCGGCGGCGCGACGATCGAGCTCCGCACCGACCTGTCGATCCGCGGCAAGCTCGCGCAGTTCGGCAAGGGCGCGATCGGCGCCGTCTCCACCCGCCTGCTCGACCAGTTCGCCCGCAACCTCGCGGATCAGCTGTCGGCCAAGCCGGCCCCGGCCACGAGCGGTGCTCCCGCGGCGGCTCCGGAAGCCGTCGACGGGCTGGCGATGCTGCTTCCCGCGGGCGCCAAGCGCTACGGCGTCATCGCGGCCGCCGCGGCACTCGGCCTGTTCCAGGGCTGGCTGCTGGGCCGGATCCGCACCCAGGACAAACTGATCAAGGAGTTGCAGCGTGCCCGTCGATGA
- a CDS encoding (2Fe-2S)-binding protein — translation MSDRQLIVLNVNDTEYEALVEPRKTLLDVLRHDLGLTGTHVGCEHGVCGACTVLVDGEPVRACLMFAVQAETADIRTVESLSRDGELSDLQQAFSAHHGLQCGFCTPGFLMLAEGFLAQRPDAGREEIREAVSANLCRCTGYQTIVDAVEATAVRRCHAQEKEATA, via the coding sequence ATGAGCGATCGGCAGCTGATCGTCCTGAACGTCAACGACACCGAATACGAAGCCCTCGTCGAGCCGCGCAAGACCCTGCTCGACGTCCTGCGGCACGACCTCGGCCTCACCGGCACCCACGTCGGCTGCGAACACGGGGTGTGCGGCGCCTGCACGGTCCTCGTCGACGGCGAACCGGTGCGAGCGTGCCTGATGTTCGCCGTCCAGGCGGAGACCGCCGACATCCGCACGGTCGAATCACTGAGCCGTGACGGCGAGCTTTCCGATCTGCAGCAGGCTTTCAGCGCGCACCACGGTCTTCAGTGCGGCTTCTGCACACCCGGATTCCTGATGCTGGCCGAAGGTTTCCTCGCCCAGCGGCCGGACGCCGGACGCGAGGAGATCCGCGAGGCCGTCTCGGCGAACCTGTGCCGCTGCACCGGATATCAGACGATCGTGGACGCGGTCGAGGCGACCGCGGTCCGCCGATGCCACGCCCAGGAGAAGGAGGCGACAGCGTGA
- a CDS encoding xanthine dehydrogenase family protein molybdopterin-binding subunit: protein MTARFDGRNGRWVGASVPRREDPRFLTGRGRFVDDIQLPGMLHAAFVRSTVAHGTIAGIDLSATLAVEGVAAAYTAADLELGDIVALLDRPPEEFSPTAMPILAKEKVRFTGEPVALVVARDPYSAEDGVEAAMVGYEPLGAIVSEETAFAEGAPLVHEEAPGNVLVDVSMFDTPGVDAAFEAARTVVEVVTNSGRQNALPLETRGVVASWDDRDDQLLVQMCTQVPHQVRTAMARSLRVPERTVRVTVPDMGGGFGQKCVVGREEIAVAAAARRLDRPVKWIEDRREALTAGFLAREQRYRTRAAFDEDGRITALDVDVVCDMGAYSCYPFTAGIEPLMASAEMPSVYQVPEYRVRARAIASNKAPTAPYRGVSRPQYVMAMERVMERAARELGLDPVEIRRRNVITQFPYTGVNAITYDPGTYLESLELAEAAIRDEGWYGIRDRAAAEGRHVGIGYCCFSERTGYGSGAFAKRKMAVVPGFDISEIRMDTTGSVVVTSGTMNHGQSHETTLAQIVADRLGLHIDKVKLRQGDTERIAYGWGTFASRSVTIGGSAVSLAAGKLGELLCTIAAHLLETSPDNVRLDGDGGVVQIDEPQRRASFEEIADVAYLRSHLLPKDVEPTLTATASFDVPGDGTFSNATHAVVVEADPGTGQLKILRYACVEDCGVVIHPQVVDGQCRGGIAQGIAGALFEEVTYAANGEPSAASFIDYLVPTATEIPDITVTHLETPCAFTENGAKGAGEGGTIGAPAAVLNAVNDALRHTGVELDATPIHPQTVLAALDAVSIRRKASTPV, encoded by the coding sequence ATGACCGCGCGGTTCGACGGGCGGAACGGCCGCTGGGTCGGGGCGTCGGTGCCCCGGCGCGAAGACCCCCGCTTCCTCACCGGCCGGGGCCGGTTCGTCGACGACATCCAGCTGCCCGGCATGCTGCACGCGGCGTTCGTCCGCTCGACGGTCGCGCACGGCACGATCGCCGGGATCGACCTGTCGGCCACTTTGGCGGTCGAAGGGGTCGCCGCCGCCTACACGGCGGCCGACCTGGAGCTCGGTGACATCGTCGCCCTGCTCGACCGGCCGCCCGAGGAGTTCTCGCCGACCGCGATGCCGATCCTCGCCAAGGAGAAGGTGCGGTTCACCGGGGAACCGGTGGCGCTGGTCGTCGCGCGCGATCCGTACAGCGCCGAGGACGGCGTCGAGGCCGCGATGGTGGGCTACGAGCCGCTCGGGGCGATCGTGTCGGAGGAGACGGCGTTCGCCGAGGGCGCGCCGCTCGTGCACGAGGAAGCGCCGGGCAACGTGCTGGTCGATGTTTCGATGTTCGACACACCCGGTGTCGACGCGGCGTTCGAAGCCGCCCGCACCGTGGTCGAGGTCGTCACGAACAGCGGACGGCAGAACGCGCTCCCGCTCGAAACGCGGGGCGTAGTCGCGTCCTGGGACGATCGCGACGACCAATTGCTGGTGCAGATGTGCACCCAGGTCCCGCATCAGGTGCGCACGGCGATGGCCCGTTCGCTGCGGGTCCCCGAACGCACCGTGCGGGTCACCGTCCCGGACATGGGCGGCGGGTTCGGCCAGAAATGCGTCGTCGGCCGCGAGGAGATCGCGGTCGCGGCGGCGGCCAGGCGGCTGGACCGGCCGGTGAAATGGATCGAAGACCGCCGCGAGGCGCTCACGGCCGGATTCCTTGCCAGGGAACAGCGTTACCGCACGCGGGCGGCGTTCGACGAGGACGGGCGGATCACCGCGCTGGACGTCGACGTCGTCTGCGACATGGGTGCCTACTCCTGCTACCCGTTCACGGCGGGGATCGAGCCGCTGATGGCGTCGGCCGAGATGCCGAGCGTGTACCAGGTGCCCGAGTACCGGGTCCGTGCCCGCGCCATCGCCAGCAACAAGGCGCCGACGGCGCCGTATCGCGGGGTCAGCCGTCCCCAGTACGTGATGGCGATGGAGCGGGTCATGGAACGCGCCGCCCGCGAACTCGGCCTGGATCCGGTCGAGATCCGGCGGCGCAACGTGATCACCCAGTTCCCGTACACCGGCGTCAACGCCATCACCTACGATCCCGGCACCTACCTCGAATCGCTGGAGCTGGCCGAAGCCGCGATCCGCGACGAGGGGTGGTACGGGATCCGGGACCGCGCCGCCGCCGAGGGCAGGCACGTCGGGATCGGCTACTGCTGCTTCTCGGAGCGGACCGGATACGGCTCGGGCGCCTTCGCCAAGCGGAAGATGGCCGTGGTCCCCGGTTTCGACATCTCCGAGATCCGGATGGACACCACCGGCTCCGTCGTGGTCACCAGCGGCACCATGAACCACGGCCAGTCCCACGAGACGACGCTGGCGCAGATCGTGGCCGACCGGCTGGGACTGCATATCGACAAAGTGAAGCTCCGCCAGGGCGACACCGAACGCATCGCCTACGGATGGGGGACCTTCGCCTCCCGCTCGGTGACGATCGGCGGTTCGGCGGTGTCCCTCGCGGCCGGGAAGCTCGGCGAACTCCTGTGCACGATCGCCGCGCACCTGCTCGAAACAAGCCCCGACAACGTCCGTCTCGACGGTGACGGAGGCGTCGTCCAGATCGACGAGCCGCAGCGGCGCGCGTCGTTCGAGGAGATCGCCGACGTGGCCTACCTGCGCAGTCACCTGCTGCCCAAGGACGTCGAACCGACGCTGACGGCCACGGCGAGCTTCGACGTGCCTGGTGACGGCACCTTCTCCAACGCGACACACGCCGTGGTCGTCGAGGCCGATCCCGGCACCGGTCAGCTCAAGATCCTGCGCTACGCGTGCGTGGAGGACTGCGGCGTGGTGATCCATCCGCAGGTCGTCGACGGACAGTGCCGCGGCGGGATCGCGCAGGGCATCGCGGGCGCGCTGTTCGAGGAAGTCACCTACGCGGCCAACGGGGAACCGTCGGCCGCCAGCTTCATCGACTACCTCGTCCCGACCGCGACCGAGATCCCCGACATCACCGTCACCCACCTCGAAACGCCTTGCGCCTTCACCGAAAACGGCGCGAAGGGCGCGGGGGAGGGCGGCACCATCGGCGCGCCTGCCGCCGTGCTGAACGCGGTCAACGACGCCCTGCGCCACACGGGTGTCGAACTCGACGCGACACCGATCCACCCGCAGACCGTGCTCGCCGCGCTCGACGCGGTGAGCATCCGCCGGAAAGCGAGCACTCCCGTATGA
- a CDS encoding FAD binding domain-containing protein, with amino-acid sequence MKPAAFRYHRAHDVTDAVGLLGELAAAGEEPKLIAGGQSLMPMMNFRLARPTALVDLGPLRREPALNSLRRNGSGLTIGAMVTHRSVELAELGPDFSVLSRAMRWVGHLPIRSRGTVAGSIVHGDATAEWCLLALLLDAVIVAEGPGGPREIPAEEMFRGFYTTAVEPDEVVTAVRFTRPAPRAALTEFARRHGDFAIVDAAVSLDAEGGGRIVLGGVAPAPVRVPEAEALLAVGDPGPGLFAECGEAAAAAIEPPDDAAGSAAYRRRLARTLVTRALHEAWEKGETR; translated from the coding sequence GTGAAGCCCGCCGCGTTCCGTTACCACCGGGCCCACGACGTCACCGACGCCGTCGGCCTGCTCGGCGAGCTCGCCGCGGCGGGCGAGGAGCCGAAACTCATCGCCGGCGGCCAGAGCCTGATGCCGATGATGAACTTCCGGCTCGCCAGGCCGACGGCGCTGGTCGATCTGGGACCGCTGCGCCGGGAACCGGCGCTGAACTCCTTGCGGCGCAACGGTTCCGGTCTCACGATCGGCGCGATGGTCACCCACCGGAGCGTGGAGCTCGCCGAGCTGGGACCGGATTTCTCCGTGCTCTCCCGCGCGATGCGCTGGGTGGGGCATCTGCCGATCCGGTCGCGCGGCACGGTGGCGGGCAGCATCGTGCACGGCGACGCGACCGCGGAATGGTGCCTGCTCGCGTTGCTGCTCGACGCGGTGATCGTCGCGGAAGGCCCTGGCGGACCACGGGAGATCCCGGCCGAGGAGATGTTCCGCGGCTTCTACACCACGGCCGTCGAACCGGACGAGGTCGTGACGGCGGTGCGCTTCACCCGCCCGGCTCCACGGGCCGCGCTGACCGAATTCGCCCGCCGCCACGGCGACTTCGCGATCGTCGACGCCGCGGTCAGCCTCGACGCCGAGGGCGGGGGACGGATCGTGCTCGGCGGCGTGGCACCCGCGCCCGTCCGCGTACCCGAGGCCGAGGCGCTGCTCGCCGTCGGTGACCCCGGACCGGGGCTGTTCGCCGAATGCGGGGAGGCCGCGGCGGCGGCCATCGAGCCACCCGACGACGCCGCGGGCAGCGCCGCGTACCGCCGTCGGCTGGCGCGAACCCTCGTCACCAGGGCACTGCACGAAGCCTGGGAGAAAGGAGAAACGCGATGA
- a CDS encoding MFS transporter, with the protein MRTGDQIVQDLPWRWSVQGKIFLIGGLGYMFDAWDVALNGFLTPLVGTEFGLSAGTKGLVATANLIGMAVGAVVWGTVADRIGRKRAFSVTLLLFALFSVLGALAPNVETFLALRFLAGIGLGGCIPVDYAIVSEFSPRRHRGRVLSAMDGWWPVGTTLAAVTATLLLPVQGNWRWMLVLMILPALLLFWVRRGVPESPLYLVRKGREAEAREVIDDLVRRTGTTPEPYSIPPAVVEDTRGGAIAAAFDQLRRVWAYNPRITAVAWSLFISVMLVYYAALSWMPSILKAQGLSEIAAFASTALMNALGIVGVAVAVLLVDKVGRKRIIAVAGPLTALSLVVFSLLLDSPTAAVVAIGAFGLFALCVIPVMYAYVSELYPTELRASGFGWASSSSRAITGFAPLLFGSVLWPVLGLPLTFTVLGVLVVAAVVFMMLGAPETRGRELDRIVDAEPVTEASPATRSAL; encoded by the coding sequence ATGCGTACTGGTGATCAGATCGTCCAGGACCTGCCCTGGCGTTGGAGCGTGCAGGGAAAGATCTTCCTCATCGGCGGGCTCGGCTACATGTTCGACGCCTGGGACGTCGCGCTGAACGGGTTCCTCACCCCGCTGGTCGGGACGGAATTCGGGTTGTCAGCAGGGACCAAGGGACTGGTGGCGACCGCGAACCTGATCGGCATGGCCGTGGGCGCGGTCGTCTGGGGCACGGTCGCGGACCGGATCGGCCGGAAGCGGGCGTTCAGTGTCACGCTCCTGCTGTTCGCGTTGTTCTCCGTGCTCGGGGCGCTCGCGCCGAACGTGGAGACCTTCCTGGCCCTGCGGTTCCTGGCCGGTATCGGGCTCGGCGGCTGCATCCCGGTCGACTACGCGATCGTCAGCGAGTTCTCCCCGCGCCGCCATCGCGGCCGGGTCCTGTCGGCGATGGACGGCTGGTGGCCCGTCGGGACGACGCTGGCCGCGGTCACCGCGACCCTGCTGCTCCCGGTCCAAGGGAACTGGCGCTGGATGCTGGTGCTGATGATCCTGCCCGCGCTGCTGCTGTTCTGGGTGCGGCGCGGTGTGCCGGAGTCACCGCTGTACCTGGTGCGCAAGGGCCGCGAGGCCGAGGCCCGCGAGGTCATCGACGATCTCGTCCGCCGTACGGGGACGACGCCGGAGCCTTATTCGATCCCGCCCGCGGTGGTCGAGGACACCCGCGGCGGCGCGATCGCGGCCGCGTTCGACCAGCTGCGCCGGGTGTGGGCGTACAACCCGCGGATCACGGCGGTCGCGTGGTCGCTGTTCATCAGCGTCATGCTGGTCTACTACGCCGCGCTCAGCTGGATGCCGTCCATCCTGAAGGCGCAGGGGCTGAGCGAGATCGCCGCCTTCGCCTCGACAGCGTTGATGAACGCGCTCGGCATCGTCGGGGTCGCGGTGGCCGTGCTGCTGGTCGACAAGGTCGGCCGCAAGCGGATCATCGCCGTCGCCGGGCCGCTCACCGCGCTGTCGCTGGTCGTGTTCTCGTTGCTTCTGGACTCGCCCACGGCGGCGGTCGTGGCGATCGGCGCGTTCGGCCTGTTCGCGCTGTGCGTCATCCCGGTGATGTACGCCTACGTCTCCGAGCTCTACCCGACCGAACTCCGCGCCTCGGGCTTCGGCTGGGCGTCGTCGTCGAGCCGGGCGATCACCGGTTTCGCGCCGCTGCTGTTCGGCAGCGTCCTGTGGCCGGTGCTCGGGCTGCCGCTGACCTTCACCGTGCTGGGTGTCCTCGTGGTGGCCGCGGTCGTGTTCATGATGCTGGGCGCGCCAGAGACCCGCGGCCGCGAGCTCGACCGGATCGTCGACGCCGAACCGGTCACCGAAGCGTCCCCTGCCACGAGGTCCGCCCTGTGA
- a CDS encoding FAD-dependent oxidoreductase, translated as MAASQSFEVVVVGGGLGGLCAALSLRQRGLRVTVVEAAPELGEIGAGIQTAPNASRILIGLGLRAELERVRTEPQDQVRRRWADGSIIAQLGLGGRVTDQYGAPYWHYHRADLHRVLLDACVDPDGAGPVVRVATGARVAELDRTVPDRPAVVTADGRRFTGDVVVGADGIRSAVRDLAGFDDTLAFSGEMAYRALISGDLIAQDPATRFLADRYHSTIWYGPNKHLVHYMIRGGEYLNVVAIVPCTEAVARDWSGPATAAELAAEYHDWDDRVPTMLAKAKDEDVSVWAMYRRRRDPVWVDGRVALLGDACHAMLPYQAQGASQAMEDAAVLAEELGRVPRDGIDGALVRYVDRRAKHAGMVQDASLQNMDFYHLPDGPGQRERDEKLRRFDGESDVSYDWLWNGSPLTDPDTESIHYQFAR; from the coding sequence ATGGCCGCGAGTCAGTCGTTTGAGGTCGTTGTCGTCGGTGGCGGGCTCGGTGGGCTCTGCGCGGCGTTGTCGCTGCGGCAGCGTGGCCTGCGGGTCACCGTGGTCGAGGCCGCCCCGGAACTGGGCGAGATCGGCGCGGGGATCCAGACCGCGCCGAACGCCAGCCGGATCCTCATCGGACTCGGCCTGCGCGCCGAGCTGGAGCGGGTGCGGACGGAGCCGCAGGACCAGGTCCGCCGCCGCTGGGCCGACGGGAGCATCATCGCCCAGCTGGGGCTGGGCGGGCGGGTGACCGACCAGTACGGCGCGCCCTACTGGCATTACCACCGCGCCGACCTGCACCGGGTCCTGCTCGACGCCTGCGTCGACCCGGACGGCGCCGGTCCCGTGGTGCGGGTGGCCACCGGCGCGCGGGTGGCCGAACTCGACCGGACGGTGCCGGACCGGCCGGCCGTGGTCACCGCCGACGGGCGCCGGTTCACCGGCGACGTCGTGGTCGGCGCGGACGGCATCCGGTCGGCGGTGCGTGACCTCGCCGGATTCGACGACACGCTCGCGTTCTCCGGTGAGATGGCGTACCGGGCCCTGATCTCCGGCGACCTGATCGCGCAGGACCCCGCCACCCGTTTCCTGGCCGACCGGTACCACTCCACGATCTGGTACGGCCCCAACAAACACCTGGTGCACTACATGATCCGCGGCGGGGAGTACCTCAACGTGGTCGCGATCGTGCCGTGCACCGAAGCGGTCGCCAGGGACTGGAGCGGGCCCGCCACCGCCGCCGAACTCGCCGCGGAGTACCACGACTGGGACGATCGGGTCCCGACCATGCTGGCCAAGGCGAAGGACGAGGACGTCTCGGTGTGGGCGATGTACCGTCGGCGGCGTGATCCGGTCTGGGTCGACGGCAGGGTCGCCCTGCTCGGCGACGCGTGTCACGCGATGCTGCCCTACCAGGCCCAAGGCGCGTCCCAGGCGATGGAAGACGCCGCTGTGCTGGCCGAGGAGCTGGGCCGCGTCCCCCGCGACGGGATCGACGGGGCCCTGGTCCGCTACGTGGACCGGCGTGCCAAGCACGCGGGCATGGTCCAGGACGCTTCGTTGCAGAACATGGACTTCTACCACCTGCCCGACGGTCCCGGCCAGCGCGAGCGGGACGAGAAGCTACGGCGCTTCGACGGCGAATCCGACGTGTCCTACGACTGGCTGTGGAACGGCAGCCCGCTCACCGACCCCGACACCGAGTCCATCCACTACCAGTTCGCCCGCTGA